TCGGGACCGATATTCATCATGTCGCTAGAGCTCCGCTCAGCTCTGTGGGAAAGGCGTGGTCTGTTGTGTAGAATAAACGAAGTTCTGTCTTCTGCATCTTGAGAACCGCGGAATGTTGAGCTAATGGATCGTGTATCAAAGACGCCGTGGACTTTGCATTCGGACTCGCGGGATGCTTCCGGAGTTCCAAATGTGCTAATTGACTCGGTATCAAAGTCTCTCAGTTGTGGGGTGTCACTGCCTGTAGTTGCAGCCTTGGATGCTTCGTATGGAAGCCGATTCGGTATGGCACCCAAGTTGTAGAGCTTTGCTTCGGGGATTGATCTGAGATGCCTCTTTGTCAGGGCATGTGGAGGACGGCCGGGGCTCTCATGAATTGCAGAGTCGACATCTGGGGCTCTCTTGTCTGACTTTGGCTGTTGGGGCgtatcgtcatcttcgtcgcaCAAACTGACGTTTGACCTACGAGCAACTGTAGCAGTAATGGATGACTCTTCTGTGGTTTCATCCGGACTATCCTGATCTGGTTGCGCATCTTCCGGGCCAGGcgtgagaggaagagagttACCCGCCGTCGTAGGTTCTTCCGAAACTTCCAACGTCAATCCCCCCACTGCTTGAACTTTCGGGGACTTGGAGGGCACTTCCGCACTGGCCTTCTAGACCATGGCATTTCCACTTCCATCGCTCACGAGGCCAGAATAAAGTGCTTCTTTGGGGGCAGGTTCGATCTTGACCTCGTTGTGGCCTTGCTTCTTGGTCAGAGTGGCTCCATGACCAGCAATGCCGTGCGATGAACCTCCGGCATCAAGGGTTTCGGGGTAAAGAATGATCTCGGTCTGAGGGGGAGGCGAGAAGATGTGGGGGAACTTGGGAAGACAACGGGCcgcatcgtcgtcgttggcgTCCATGTTGTCGAGGCAAGTATTCAGATATACTGCTTGTAGGTGTATTCTCGGCAAATGCTGGTGTGTAGGTGAAAAAGGGAATTACGTCGGCATGATAACGGGATAGGGCGGACAAAGAGGGAGGAGAGTGTGCTATATGAAGTGATTGAACACgatgggagaaggagatggaaTGGGCAGAGAGAGCACCGTTCAACGAAGAAGCTAATTGTCGGCGTCCAGGCTGGGAAGGTGCATAAACAGTCTTTCCTTCTTCATTCCGAGACGATGGAACTGCTCGGGAAGGAACATGCCCCAGGTTGCCAGGTTGCCCAAATTTTGGAGTGTTGAGATGGGCTCTGTCAGCCTCGCCTACACGCATCATATTTATCTCGTAATGAGCACCATAGGGTTGGGCCATTACAAGGCATTTGGAAAACTTGACTTTGTTTTGTCATGCGCCAGTATATAGCTCCTCGAAGCCAGAGACAACGCTATCCACGCTGATGTAACATCCAAAGATTTGTGATATTATTTCTCATTTTTATCTCTGATTTAGCTCATAGTTAGACTATTAAGTGAATACTCCTTATGGGCTTAACTGAGCGCAGCCGTCCTGGTGTTCCAAGTCTTTTGACAACCGCGTGCCAGCTCCAAGATGAGACGCCCACACCTTCAATATGCGAAAAACCAATCACGATCATCCGCCTCATCACTCCCTGGGATCCTCCCACCATCCACCTCCTACGGTAGTGGTGATCCCTTCCCAGGGGTCCAGCTCGAGCCGCCCCCAAACGCTGATCCGGGTGTCTGGACCGGGATCCCAATGTTTCTCACTGGCGTCACCGGCTCTGTAGTGTCGGCAGGCAGAGGCGGCGGTGTATCCGACCTCGGCACGTGCGAATCATCCTTGCGAGGCGGCTTGAAGTTCACATCTCGACCCGCACGGTAAATGTCTTGCAGCATAGTCTCGAGAATCCCGGCATCCTGGAACTCGAGATATTTCTTATACAGCTTGAGGGCCGTCCGGGAATCCTCGATCGAGTCGTGCGTCTCCATCTGGATGTCTTCTTTCAAAAGGTACCACGCCAGGAACGCCAATGACAACTTTCTCAGGCGGGACTTGAGGAAAAACAGGTCGATAGTGTCGATAATCTGTGATTTGGGGATATGAATGTTGATAACTCGGAAATCCTGCTTCAGACCGTGACCCAGGAATTTGCATCCAAGGTTGAGAAGAATCCACATCTTCTTGTATGCCATCTTCAGGGGTAAAAGGCTGTGCTTTGAAACTCGAGGATCCAGATCCTGTTCGGTAATTCCAGAGTATGACGTGAGATAGTCGACGATTGGTTCCCTGATAGAGATGTAGTCGTCGATGAAAGGTGtgccctcatcttcacccTGTCCGCGCACAACTGACGCTCGAGCGAGAGCATACACAATGGGTCGAATGGTCTCTCTCTCACCATCCGAGTTCATTTCGATCTCTGGCTGTCGCACTGCAACAAACTCGGTGTCGAGGGCAATAATGGTTTCGGGTCCAGGTGCTTCAGTTTCGGGATTGAGGACCTGATACGTCTTTGACTCCGGATCCGTAGTAGGGCTTTTGCCTGTTAGTACCGTAGCTTGAAAATGAGTAGGCGAGTCGTACCTGAAATCTTGATATAGTATCGATGTGTCAATGTTCTTCTTCCACGACATGTCGATCTTATTGTTGGCCTCCTTCACTTGGTATGCAACCACAGAGGGGACCTTCCAGGACGTATTGAAAGTGAGGGCTTCTTCCGTGCTGACAGATCTCACCAAAAAGTCATTGAAGAGATGCCATTGACTCTCGCCAGGTGCCTCGGTTTCCGCGTGTGCAACTGCATTTGATCAGTCATGAGATTTGATGCAGCTCAGGGGACTTACCATTGACCATCGAGACCAAGTGAGACTTTTGCGTCTGGCCGCtctcgatgttgatggccatgCCAATCAGCGAATACACCATGATGTTGTGCATGCCTCGTTGCAGATGGAGCTTCAAGTCCTCCCCTTCATAGCAAAAGAATTGGCCATGCTCAACGATGATTCCAATCTCCTCAGGAAGCCAACCGGGAGTCGACCAAAGGATCCGATGGTCAGAATTGGTGATGGCTGTGTTGAGCATGAGCACGGCTGGGATACTGTGGATGCTCTTTctagtcgctatcgtctgGTATCGTTGACACCGACTGCACCATCCTTTGGAGGTTGTCTCCCTCTCGACGCTATTCTTGAGGACCTGGGAAAAAGTGGTTCGCGGCATCTTTGCGCCCCGACTTCCAGGTTTCTGATCCAATGTCAGTTGGCATGGCTCACGGTCACCCGCAGCACTCACGTTTGATGGATAGAGTAGATCGTTGACATAGGTCGACCCAGGACGCGTGTACTCGCTTCGGCAGTTCATACACTTGATCGAACTGGTTGCCGATGTCGCTAGCACTTGATCCATGGCAGAAGATGCTGGATTGATAGACTTGTGGTCGTGAACAATCTTATCCAAGAGGAACCGGGTCAGGCCCTGCAACATGACGTTCAAAGATGAGCCATGAGggtcctcctcaagaagtCCAAGCGGTCCAGCTAGACAGGTCAGTGGCCAATTTCACTTATGTGCATAAGAAAGCATACCTTGCGGGTGACTGCTGAGCGTCTTGAGCAAGTTTGTTGCTTGGCAGATAGATCCCTCGGCTTTTTGAAGCATATCAAAAAGGAAGCCGAGTTCGCACAAAAGACAAATCTCGCTAACGCATGCGGTGGCAGCGTGTTGGAGGGCGAGATTTCGGATGATGGGAGTAAAGTGCATAATCTGAAGGAGGGAATTGGCGTACGAGTTTGAAATGTGAATCTCGAGTCCAGAATGCCGGGTTTTATTATAGAATCTGCGTCCGGTAAGCAGAGCTCATGAATAGCAATCGCTCGAGGGGGAACCAACCCAAAATCAAAGTCATCGACACCAAACTTGCTGTATTTGATCTCAACATTGCGATACATGACCGGCACCTCCGACTTCTTGCTCTCAATTTCCAATTCGGTAAAGGGACCAGCAAGTTCGTCCGCTCTGTCGTCCGAGGTCGCAGCCTGCGATGTAGCGAGCTCGCGGGCCTTCTCGCTGAGGAACTTGGGAGCTTTGAGCCCGGAGCTGCCGGCCTTGTTGACATTACGAGTATCCTCGGCCTGGTTTCGTCGAAGCCCTCGAGTGTTGCGGCCGTACAATCCAAATTCAGTCGCCTTGAGTCCGGAGAGAAACTGGGCGTCGAACTTGACGGGAGGCGCACCTACATCGCAAGGTATGTCTGGCCAAGCAGATGCAAGGGTGTCTCGATAATATGGTAACCCAATAGTGTTAAATGGCCTGCTTCAGTCAGCATGAGAGCAATTCCATATTGGTCGGGATAACTTGCGTCTCTGATGTCCATTCGATACTGGGCACATGCTCCTCAGGGGTTGCGAAATCAATAGGAGTAGGTAAATCAACAAAGTGAAGCTTGGTAGGCGACCCCCAAAGATGAACATAGCACTCGACATcagtcaaggccatcgacTCGCCAGATGGCGCGATCTCGAACATGCTAAGATACGAGAGCACATTGGCCTGGCGAACGTTGCTCGTGTTAGGATTCATCAGGTCCACCACATGGATCTGGCCGCCCTGAGAGACGACTATGCTTGTTGTCAGCATCCTAGGATGCATGCGCACATATGCAGCGCCGGCAGGGAAGGGAATAGGGGGCATCGATGTCATCTTTTTGATGTCAAAGACGTTGAGGAAGGGGTCGAGCATCAGATTCTGTCCTTGGCGGAGAGAGTATCCGCAGGTGACGACAAAGTCATGCTGGGCGTCCATGTCGTTAATCAAGGCCGAGTGGGCATTCCAAGTCTTGACAACTGCGAATGTGACAGGATCGAGAAGGTTGACGGAACCATTGTTTGTTGCGGCGCAAATGTAGCGGCCGCGCCTCATGATAGTATATTGGTGTTCAGTTGGAACCTGCAAGTCATGTTAGACCGACGCATTAAATCGGAACGGATCACGACTGACTTGTTTGACGACATCACCCTTAATGAGGTCAATAACAAGCATTGTATCTTGTAAGCCAGCGACAATGATTTCTGCAGTTCCCTTTGACGTAAAACTCATACATCGTAAATCATCCATATCATCATGTCTGCTCGTCGTTAGAAGCCTCGCCATTCGGGATCTCGGGGTTCCTTACTTGATATGCCACATTGGTAcccccctcctcatcgccataTGCACATCCTTGGCTCCCAGAGCCACAACACCTTTCTCGTTAACCAGTATTTGGCGAACAGGGCCATCGGCGGACGCGTGCGCTTTGAAGGAGGTATATCGCTGAAGCTCAGTGCCATAGAAAGAAGTAACCCGGCCCTAGGATCATGTAAGCGCCGTTCCGGGCAACATTGTATTTTCGATTGGCGCAACATACATAGTCGTTGCCAGTCCAGAGGAGCTCTTGCGACGTATCAAATGTCATAGTCGTAACAGGAGTGGGAAGCGCGTGCACGCCCGGAGGCGGAAACTGGATCCGGGCGACCTAGGAAGAGCCAGACCGTCAGCATGTGTATTGGAAATGTATATACTATCGCGACCTCGAAAACAAGCGAGAAAGGACGGCTTGTCTCTGCGATCCGAGGCTGGGCGCATCACCATTGGGCAGACATACCTCATCCCAATCACCGTCCATTGTGGCAGAATATCCACATTCTCCAAAAGCGCATAGCTTTAAGGAAGCGCGCTGGGTCGATTACCAGGCTGGAAAAGACCTAGACGACAGCTTGGGCCCGGAATAGAGAGAATAGAGGCGAAATGCGCGGCTGATCGGGCGGAATATCGATGTTTACGAAGAGCAGAAGTGGGATGCTGAGCTTGGAAGCGGTTCAAGGTGAGCTTGGGTCCAGCCGATGTTCTCCCGGCGGGCAATCCTCAAGGTCCTTGTATACTTGATTGGCAGGGCAACAGTGAGAGCAATGCACAGCTAACGTAAAATTCAATTGACTTTTAACATGCGAGAGTGAAGATATTTTGCAATCAAGCTTTTGAGGTATACTCGGCTCAAATtgtgcttgcttgcctgggCAGCTGGGATCAGCCACTGCAGTTACACAGGGAGGTACTTTGATGGCGGGGTGGAATTGACGCTTGCGGGGGACACCAAGGACGGGACGACTGGAGCGCGGGAAGAGGCAAACCCTGGTCTGTTTATGAACTCCGCATCCATAGAGATATTCGTGATAATGTTTCTTCTTCGTGGTGCACATCACTGAAACGGCTGTTTGTACTTTCTAGTACCGAAACGCCAGCTTCCATGTGTTGGAAGACTGAAAGGGCTGCCAATATCATCCCAACTCGACATATACAGCTTATTATCATGCCTGCATTTCACATTTGCATATCTACGAATACCCATCGTCTTACTCTTGACGCGACGCAGAGATGGTTCTCGCATTCGAATGGATGCGCGTCGACTGGGATCTCTCGTACATGCGCCAAGCAACAACACGCGATCTGACGAGATGTGCAGGGCCGGGAACGTGGCAATCTCAGCTCTTGGCTCCAAGCCTCGCTCAATCTTTGATGAGGTCGAAaactttcttcttttcttctaTTCTTCGTTTCTATGTCTTCAGCATGACGCTGTTCTATGCCAATCAATGCAAGCCGCTATCAATGAAAACACATGCCCCAAAACCCAAAATCAAGCGCCCACGTGTTCCCAAACGCCTCATCTATCATTAGTTATGCCACATGATTTTATTCCTTCAGCCAAACTCTTCTCGGGATGGTGTTGGCCGAGCTGATGGTGTAGTTCCTCTTCGGCGTTTTCCACACCGTCCAAGGGGAAATGCCACGGGGTCCATGACGCGCATGGCTCATTATTAAATATTGCAAGTTAGAACAGCGGAATCTCGCCATTTCATCAAACGCGCGCAGGAGCCCGCTCGCAGGATTGCATCGATGCTCCTCTAGTAGACGAGGTCGCGTTTCATCAACCCAGATTCGACAGGGGATCGCATCGTCCGCGGAAATAAAAACAAAGGGGGAAAGCCGTACGCCCGAGAGCTGAGGGAAGCTTTGATCGTCGCTCGTGTTGACTGAAGGCGGCGGACGCCATCGCACGTGTCGCCCCGGACTCAAATCGATAAGCATCGAGGGTTGTTGACTCGCGAGTCGACGAGGTCGAGTCCAGGCCAACCAAGCATTCCGTCAGCTCGTTCATGCTCCGTCTTTTCCGCCCTCTTTATCGCGGATCCGATGTGTAGCCTGGGTGTTGGCGCTAGTTTAAGTCGAACCTGTCCGTCAGCCGAATTGAGGCAAGTCGCTTGACGGATATTGGTGGAGATCCTCGTTGTCGAATTAGAGTTCCAGCTTCGCATGCGACACAGCGTCGCCAAAAACATTGACGGACGGCGCAGAGAAAGGAGGCGAGGCCAGGGTCGTAATACAGGCGCCGTTCCATCCGAGTCAGCCGTTCAATGTCGCTTCTCAAGAGACCTGGTAAATGGTAAAGTTGACTGGGAATGCATTGTTGCTAAAGCCGGGCAGTTTGCAGACTGGCTCTCCAGTCGGTTCGAGCTGTACCTGCCATCGCGTCTTTGTCATCGCACCAACTTCATCCCAGAGCTGTTGAAAGCTTGCTTGGTCATGTAGATAGGCAGATCGATTGCTGGTAGAGGAGGGACCGGGATGGTTCGTCCCGACTTGGCGGCCATATATCATCGCGTTTCTCGTCCCGGGCTTGAGAAATTCAACTAGACGCTTCCCCATGTACAGTTGTTGGACCCAGTTGAAGAGGTGGAAGAAACTGCCGGCGTGGACGAGGGTGATCTTGCCGCGTAATGTGTCCagctccttgtcctcgggaTCCAACATGTCGCCTGCAACAAATGTCGCACCGAGCAGGTCTCGATCCTGAAAGAGGTCGTAGCCGATGTCGATAAACTTGGATTGCAGGTCTGTGCCAATTAATTGTGCGCCATCCACGCCATCAGCGCGGAACTGCCGGATGACCTGTCCAACGCCGCAGCCCAAGTCGAGTAGGACATCTCTTGAGCCGGCGACGTTGAGACGGAAGAGGACCTGCTGGTAGCGAGGGTCCTTGGGGTCGGGGATGTAGAGAAACTTCCATCGCCCAACAAAGGGGTAGCGGGATATGCACCAGGCCTTCTCGCGCTGATCATTGGGATTTGCTATTAGTTGCCGAAAATTGGTGTACTCGAGCCAGGGCAGCACTTACAACACGGCGGATGTGATCGTCGAGGTCATTGTAAGGAATTTTGCTGTATACCTCGAGAATATGTCGAGCTGGACCGATATCTTTAGGGGGGTCCTCCAGATAGGTCCAGTCTCGCATCTTCATCACATCCATGCTTAATAACATTGTGTGGTTGGAGAAGGGTTGGATGGTTGGGTGTCCCGCGTTAAGAGAGGGAGGTGTATTGCAAGACGGGGGGAGGGCTATTTTGTCGGGGTCATTGAGACCTGAAAACCGCCGTCTGAGCTATTGAGAGATGACGACAGCACGCGAGGACGGCCATCGGACAAGGCGATGATGTAGTCTCGAGGCAAGGGGGGTTCAAGAAGAATCCAagggagagggaaaagacGCAGACAAAGATGGAAAGTGTGAGGGAAACGGAACTAGAACCCTGAGACACGAAAGTGGAGGCTAACACGGGAGTTAAGAACAAAATGCTCCCCAATCCTCTTTACGTTGTAGTCTCCATGCCGTCAAAATCGACTAACAGCCCTGCTCACCAGGCAAGGGACAAGGGTAAGGTGCCGGCGGGTAGAAGGAATGGAAGCAGGAGTTGACCAAGCAGGGAGCAGCCGGAGGACACTGCTGGGAATGGCCCCAGTGAGGCCAGTCTGGACTAGGAAGATTAACTGTCGGCGGACggggacgacgatgaggtgACGGGCGGCGGAGTGATTTGCAAGGCCCGCTCCTTGGAAGGACCCATCCATTCAATGGAGGATCCATGACATTCACCCGCGCGCGagatgcccatgcccatgatAGAGGCCATCCTTTGGCTTCTGGAAGGGCGACGTGGCTGACCGACCAGCAGACAATGACAAGGGTGCTGCCACGGGTGCAGCATTCAGGGCACCCACTCGCTGCAACCACAGTACGCTACAGCGCCCGTCGGCCAGTAGGAGCCCCCGGGGTCATGCTCGCCTCTGCAGCGACCTGCTGAAGTGTCCATGTTTCAGCGCGCGCCTGTTCTCTCCCGCCTCTCTCGGACGAACCCTTCTTTCATCCATCCAGCCTCTTTTCTCAGCGGCTCACCTCGACCCAGCCCGGGCAGTTTCCGATGCCAAGTAAGTCGGACGAGTCAGCGCCTCCAAGACGCGGCAACGCAGGGCCTCAGACAGAGCCTCATCATGTCCGCAGCTGCCGGCGGATCCCCCGGCCGTGTCTTACTCCGGGACGGAAAgagacaacatcatcaccaggAGAGCAAAAGCAAACTCTTTGGTCGTATCAGGAGCGCCCAACACGCCATTTATGCTTTTGCCCGGCCGATACCGTCAACCATCAATTGTCAGGAGACCTGTCTGGTTGGCCCTGCCCTCTGGTCGTCATCACTCGAGGTCACTGAGCAGAAGCAAACATGAGCTCTTTGTGAGACAAGTCCTCGGTTGCGAACTCGTTTGTCCAAGTTGTTCAGTGGGGGTCCATCTGCAAAAGCAAGGTAAGTTATTGCCCGCTAGCCTCTTCGGAACCGACGCCGAGAACTTGTGCATGTCAGGggtccatcaccaccaacgtCGTGCCGCCGGTACTGGGTCGCTTCATATCGACGTTACCGGTAGGACCGAAGCCACCGATCCATCTCTCAGCCTTTTTAGCCTATGTGAGATGCCATGGCTGGCCTTTGTTGGTAGAGGAAGAGCTGTTGTTATCTTGCTGCGGCTCCTATATCGGACCCGACCCTGCTAAGGCGGTGCTTGCAAACCAAACCAACTTTGCAAAAATCTGCACTTTTGTCATCAACCACTTAGTAGGCTGCACACAAATCCAGAGATGGCATAGGATGAAGATGTAGGGTTTCGAGCGGCTCTAGCGGTTAAAGGCAGGAGGCCCTAATGGATGCGACCCCTTACAAGCGAAAGGTTATTCGGGGAGTTGAGCGATTCCCCCGGCTCTTAAGTCTTGTAATTGCTGGAAACGGCATTGGCTACCTATCCAGCTTGGTGCAGAAACAAGGTTGGCTGTGCTTGGTCATCCTGTCCAAGGGGTTCATGGTCAAAACCGGCCTGGCGTACTTCATGAGCCCCTGAATGTTGAATATGAGTAAACTTGGTTGTCATTGCCTGGAGTCAAGTGTTACTCATGCCTTTCTAGGATTTCTTTCTAGAACATGCCGGGAGTCATCGCAAGACGGCCGGTCATTGCGATTTGTCGGATcataattacctaagagtCGGTGGATCTAAAGCCCAAGCTTCAATTGTTCCTTTGGCACAACGTTGCAACGTGAGAGGGAAACAATCTGCGTGGGGCATTGCAGCGAAATGTTTTAAATAATCGACCAAGCAGTTGATTTGGCCGAGTCCTTGAGATACTCTGATGCTTCGCTTGAAGATGGGGCTTGTAGAGTTGTGAAGTGGACAACCATTCATGCTGGCAGTCAATAGAGAGGGAGGCATTTGGCGAGAGAGCACACTGCGGTTCATATCGGCAGGATCAATTGAATAAATACTAGTTGTGCTGAGGAACAAAAAGATCACATACTAACATCAAGAGAGTGACTTGCGTTTTTTGTAGCATGTGAGTTTGCTCAATCCTTTGGTACGGATTCAGCATCAAGACAGCCACTTGTAGGCATGAGGGCAACTCCCGCCTCCTTCATGTCCAGCCAGGATGACTAAGCACACCACCTCCCGCTCTGACACACTCCACCCACTCCTCGCTGCCTGCCGAGCATTCCCCGCCGCCTCCGAAAAATTCTTCCTTCTCCGTGATCTCGTCAAAACACCCACACAGCCCGCCGACGCTCCCAAGTCATCGGGGCCGagttcttcctcttccgtcgAGGCGTTGCCGTCGCATCGCATTTATCCTGCTCCGATCCCCAAAAGAGAGAGTCGTGTAAGTCGCCATGACCAAGATGTAGCCCTTTGCATGTCCACCGCACGAACGAACGAGCGCattg
This window of the Fusarium keratoplasticum isolate Fu6.1 chromosome 3, whole genome shotgun sequence genome carries:
- a CDS encoding PAN2-PAN3 deadenylation complex catalytic subunit PAN2: MDGDWDEVARIQFPPPGVHALPTPVTTMTFDTSQELLWTGNDYGRVTSFYGTELQRYTSFKAHASADGPVRQILVNEKGVVALGAKDVHMAMRRGVPMWHIKHDDMDDLRCMSFTSKGTAEIIVAGLQDTMLVIDLIKGDVVKQVPTEHQYTIMRRGRYICAATNNGSVNLLDPVTFAVVKTWNAHSALINDMDAQHDFVVTCGYSLRQGQNLMLDPFLNVFDIKKMTSMPPIPFPAGAAYVRMHPRMLTTSIVVSQGGQIHVVDLMNPNTSNVRQANVLSYLSMFEIAPSGESMALTDVECYVHLWGSPTKLHFVDLPTPIDFATPEEHVPSIEWTSETPFNTIGLPYYRDTLASAWPDIPCDVGAPPVKFDAQFLSGLKATEFGLYGRNTRGLRRNQAEDTRNVNKAGSSGLKAPKFLSEKARELATSQAATSDDRADELAGPFTELEIESKKSEVPVMYRNVEIKYSKFGVDDFDFGFYNKTRHSGLEIHISNSYANSLLQIMHFTPIIRNLALQHAATACVSEICLLCELGFLFDMLQKAEGSICQATNLLKTLSSHPQAGPLGLLEEDPHGSSLNVMLQGLTRFLLDKIVHDHKSINPASSAMDQVLATSATSSIKCMNCRSEYTRPGSTYVNDLLYPSNKPGSRGAKMPRTTFSQVLKNSVERETTSKGWCSRCQRYQTIATRKSIHSIPAVLMLNTAITNSDHRILWSTPGWLPEEIGIIVEHGQFFCYEGEDLKLHLQRGMHNIMVYSLIGMAINIESGQTQKSHLVSMVNVAHAETEAPGESQWHLFNDFLVRSVSTEEALTFNTSWKVPSVVAYQVKEANNKIDMSWKKNIDTSILYQDFSPTTDPESKTYQVLNPETEAPGPETIIALDTEFVAVRQPEIEMNSDGERETIRPIVYALARASVVRGQGEDEGTPFIDDYISIREPIVDYLTSYSGITEQDLDPRVSKHSLLPLKMAYKKMWILLNLGCKFLGHGLKQDFRVINIHIPKSQIIDTIDLFFLKSRLRKLSLAFLAWYLLKEDIQMETHDSIEDSRTALKLYKKYLEFQDAGILETMLQDIYRAGRDVNFKPPRKDDSHVPRSDTPPPLPADTTEPVTPVRNIGIPVQTPGSAFGGGSSWTPGKGSPLP
- a CDS encoding Methyltransf-25 domain-containing protein, with translation MLLSMDVMKMRDWTYLEDPPKDIGPARHILEVYSKIPYNDLDDHIRRVREKAWCISRYPFVGRWKFLYIPDPKDPRYQQVLFRLNVAGSRDVLLDLGCGVGQVIRQFRADGVDGAQLIGTDLQSKFIDIGYDLFQDRDLLGATFVAGDMLDPEDKELDTLRGKITLVHAGSFFHLFNWVQQLYMGKRLVEFLKPGTRNAMIYGRQVGTNHPGPSSTSNRSAYLHDQASFQQLWDEVGAMTKTRWQVQLEPTGEPVCKLPGFSNNAFPVNFTIYQVS